In a genomic window of Allomeiothermus silvanus DSM 9946:
- a CDS encoding type II toxin-antitoxin system VapC family toxin — protein MTPRHRRAAGAASLQRLVLDSGPLIALFHAADPDHEAAVRGFRALAEGNSRLIIPLPVLFEVYKWLLFEGGGVVARRALERMVEALEIVPLGLEDLEAIQILLASRPEWRGTLEDASVVLLALRSKAPVWTLNYRDLGVFRELSFWAG, from the coding sequence ATGACCCCCCGGCATCGCCGGGCCGCTGGTGCGGCTTCACTGCAAAGGCTGGTTCTGGACTCGGGGCCGCTGATCGCGCTCTTCCACGCCGCCGACCCCGACCATGAGGCGGCGGTGCGCGGGTTCCGCGCGCTGGCTGAGGGGAATAGCCGCCTGATCATCCCCCTGCCGGTGCTGTTCGAGGTATACAAGTGGCTGCTCTTCGAGGGGGGTGGGGTAGTAGCCCGGAGGGCCCTGGAACGGATGGTGGAGGCGTTGGAGATCGTGCCCCTGGGGCTGGAAGACCTCGAGGCCATCCAAATCCTGCTGGCCTCGAGGCCGGAGTGGAGGGGCACCCTGGAGGATGCCAGCGTGGTGCTCCTGGCCCTGCGGTCCAAAGCCCCGGTGTGGACGCTGAACTACCGCGACCTGGGGGTGTTCAGAGAGCTGTCGTTCTGGGCGGGCTGA
- a CDS encoding DUF6788 family protein: MSLDLGQERTRAVRALDNLLERIEEAQRDLEAAQARLEGLLPLRVVWKKKTCGKAQCRCTRGALHGPYPYLIEHKEGKKLEHYLGKGWSPPEGMVAPERYRALMADFRAKRKRLEGLLERLDRAVEVMQWERKSAS, encoded by the coding sequence ATGAGCCTAGATCTAGGGCAAGAACGAACCCGGGCGGTGCGGGCGCTGGACAACTTGCTCGAGCGCATCGAGGAAGCCCAGCGCGACCTCGAGGCCGCCCAGGCTCGGCTGGAGGGGCTGTTGCCCCTACGGGTGGTGTGGAAGAAGAAGACCTGTGGCAAGGCGCAGTGCCGCTGCACCCGGGGGGCATTGCACGGGCCCTACCCCTACCTGATCGAGCACAAGGAGGGGAAGAAGCTCGAGCACTACCTGGGCAAGGGCTGGAGCCCGCCCGAGGGGATGGTGGCTCCCGAGCGCTACCGGGCGCTGATGGCAGATTTCCGGGCTAAGCGGAAGCGGCTGGAGGGGTTGCTCGAGCGGCTGGATCGAGCAGTGGAGGTGATGCAATGGGAAAGGAAATCAGCATCCTGA
- a CDS encoding ATP-binding protein produces MDTHRRAVLNLAPLLEAAKGKRGQEIPTDPTLPPCPLCGAPGLAGYAFARPSQIEHDCDCAYLEPERYQGALMGAWRRHTAPRLLERDLEGFPRYRAYLEKPVEVHGGNRTAIGAVQGYQGGLLYLWGPPGVGKTHLALRLAYRLAQEGRFVRFKSELDFLAEERLAAVGEAVLPSYERLVIDDVGKSRPTPFTLERLYALFEGGSTGRYDLILTANLPPEAYARRLGDLGEAVLSRIMGGLVASVEGPDLRKA; encoded by the coding sequence ATGGACACCCACCGGCGAGCAGTTCTGAACCTTGCCCCCTTGCTGGAGGCGGCAAAGGGCAAGCGGGGGCAAGAAATCCCCACCGACCCCACCCTGCCCCCCTGCCCGCTCTGTGGAGCGCCGGGCCTGGCCGGGTACGCCTTCGCCCGGCCCTCCCAGATCGAGCACGACTGCGACTGCGCCTACCTCGAGCCCGAGCGCTACCAGGGGGCCTTGATGGGGGCCTGGCGACGCCACACCGCCCCCCGGCTGCTCGAGAGGGACCTGGAGGGCTTCCCCCGCTACCGGGCCTACCTGGAGAAGCCAGTGGAGGTGCACGGGGGCAACCGCACAGCGATAGGGGCGGTGCAGGGCTACCAAGGGGGCCTGCTCTACCTGTGGGGGCCGCCCGGGGTGGGCAAGACCCACCTGGCCCTGCGGCTAGCCTACCGGCTGGCCCAGGAGGGGCGCTTCGTGCGCTTCAAAAGCGAGCTGGACTTCCTGGCCGAGGAGCGGCTGGCGGCGGTGGGGGAGGCTGTCTTGCCCTCCTACGAGCGGCTGGTCATAGACGACGTGGGCAAGAGCCGCCCCACCCCCTTCACCCTCGAGCGCCTCTACGCCCTCTTCGAGGGGGGCAGCACGGGCCGCTACGACCTGATCCTCACGGCCAACCTGCCCCCCGAGGCCTACGCCCGACGGCTCGGAGACCTGGGCGAGGCGGTGCTGTCCCGGATCATGGGCGGGCTGGTGGCGTCGGTGGAAGGACCCGACCTGAGAAAGGCCTGA
- a CDS encoding RNA-guided endonuclease InsQ/TnpB family protein has translation MSLLSVKCKLIPDASTAEKLSRTVNQFANACNYALQVARRDNIWNKFALQRAVYADLRAEYGLSANLAIRAIARVGKRKGHKAGGFKATSVDYDQRILSVNVDTETVSLSTVDGRVKVPMRIAGYQRHLLRTAKSIQGGQLVRGRDSSWYIHLWCEYDDPPVLDPQGMLGVDLGIVNIATDSDGETYSGKHLNSVRHRHRRLRKKLQKKGTKGAKRRLKKLSGKETRFSNHVNHTLSKRIVAKAQRTERALALEDLQGIRERVRLRRPQRATLHSWAFFDLGQKLRYKAERAGVPLVFVDPRNTSRQCPACGHAERANRPTQALFRCVACGYSGAADYVAAVNIAVRGWAAVNRPYLGEASRVSLHGSVPGSPRL, from the coding sequence ATGTCCCTCCTGTCCGTGAAATGCAAGCTGATACCCGACGCGAGTACAGCCGAAAAGCTCTCTCGCACGGTGAACCAGTTCGCCAACGCCTGTAACTACGCTTTGCAGGTAGCGCGACGGGATAACATCTGGAACAAGTTCGCCCTGCAAAGGGCGGTGTACGCCGACCTCCGCGCCGAGTACGGCCTCAGCGCCAACCTTGCTATTCGCGCCATCGCCCGCGTGGGCAAGCGCAAGGGCCACAAAGCCGGGGGCTTCAAGGCCACCTCGGTGGACTACGACCAGCGCATCTTGTCGGTCAACGTGGACACCGAGACCGTCAGCCTCTCCACCGTGGACGGGCGGGTGAAAGTGCCCATGCGCATCGCCGGGTACCAGCGCCACCTCCTGCGCACCGCCAAAAGCATCCAGGGCGGGCAGTTGGTCAGAGGGCGGGACTCCTCCTGGTACATCCACCTGTGGTGCGAGTACGATGACCCGCCTGTCCTTGACCCCCAAGGGATGTTGGGGGTTGACCTGGGCATCGTCAACATCGCCACCGACTCGGATGGCGAGACCTACTCGGGCAAGCACCTCAACTCGGTCAGACACCGCCACCGCAGGCTCAGGAAGAAGCTGCAAAAGAAAGGTACTAAGGGGGCCAAGCGCCGCCTGAAGAAACTGTCTGGCAAAGAAACCCGCTTCTCCAACCACGTCAACCACACGCTCAGCAAACGCATCGTAGCCAAGGCCCAACGCACCGAGCGCGCGCTCGCCCTGGAAGACCTCCAGGGCATCCGCGAGCGGGTACGGCTTCGGCGGCCCCAGAGAGCTACGCTGCATAGCTGGGCGTTTTTCGACCTGGGCCAGAAGCTCCGGTACAAAGCCGAACGGGCCGGAGTACCGCTGGTCTTCGTTGACCCCCGCAACACCTCCCGGCAGTGCCCCGCTTGCGGGCACGCCGAGCGGGCCAACCGTCCCACGCAAGCACTGTTTCGATGCGTAGCCTGCGGCTACTCTGGGGCTGCGGACTACGTCGCAGCCGTGAACATCGCTGTTCGCGGCTGGGCCGCTGTAAACCGGCCATACCTGGGGGAAGCGAGTCGTGTTAGTCTGCATGGCTCTGTCCCTGGAAGCCCCCGGCTTTAG
- a CDS encoding SWIM zinc finger family protein: protein MKNIRERLEGFLNRLERAETILLEGRIHRVEGLAHTYVVRGSERLSTGASRGPMALHYLVDLERETCTCPDAAKGHTCKHLLAALLLERGEERSRGEARETAKAA, encoded by the coding sequence ATGAAGAACATCCGCGAACGGCTCGAGGGCTTTCTGAACCGCCTCGAGCGGGCCGAGACCATCCTGCTGGAGGGGCGTATCCACCGGGTGGAGGGGCTCGCGCACACCTACGTGGTGCGGGGGAGCGAGCGCTTAAGTACCGGCGCTAGCCGGGGGCCGATGGCCCTTCACTACCTGGTGGACCTGGAACGGGAGACCTGCACCTGCCCGGACGCCGCCAAAGGCCACACCTGCAAGCACCTGCTGGCTGCGCTTTTGCTCGAGCGGGGGGAGGAGCGGTCACGGGGAGAAGCACGGGAAACCGCAAAAGCAGCGTGA
- a CDS encoding Rad52/Rad22 family DNA repair protein has protein sequence METINILTQPLTSDEIEWKIIATKNGSTTIAPYIDARAVMTRLDRAFGAFGWSVRYTPAQVGSEHGVIASIAIRNPETGEWVEKQDGSSASDMEPFKGGISGALKRAATAWGIGRELYSYPRVIVEGEHRYIPFKVLDRLKGLPKAVAEGKPLPEVIRLTAEGENARKG, from the coding sequence ATGGAAACCATCAACATCCTGACCCAACCCCTGACATCCGATGAGATTGAGTGGAAGATCATTGCCACCAAGAACGGGAGCACCACCATCGCCCCCTACATCGACGCGAGAGCCGTCATGACCCGCCTTGACCGGGCCTTTGGGGCCTTCGGCTGGAGCGTGCGCTACACCCCGGCCCAGGTGGGCAGCGAGCACGGGGTCATCGCCAGCATCGCCATCCGGAACCCCGAGACCGGGGAGTGGGTGGAGAAGCAGGACGGCTCGAGCGCCTCGGACATGGAGCCCTTCAAGGGCGGGATCAGCGGGGCGCTGAAGCGGGCCGCCACCGCCTGGGGGATCGGGCGGGAGCTTTACAGCTACCCCAGGGTGATCGTGGAGGGAGAGCACCGCTATATCCCCTTCAAGGTGCTGGACCGGTTGAAGGGGCTCCCTAAGGCTGTGGCCGAGGGCAAGCCCCTGCCCGAGGTCATCCGGCTCACCGCGGAGGGGGAGAATGCGCGGAAAGGCTAA
- a CDS encoding DEAD/DEAH box helicase family protein gives MRIKFESDQEYQLEAIRAVTGVFEGQPLGEGLYTLSMESDELYGIAAYANPLLLSPEALLENVRRVQEANGLPLSERLEAIEIPDSGIALNFSVEMETGTGKTYVYLRTIYELHRLYGFKKFIVAVPSVAIREGVLSNLRLTKEHFGALYGNVPVDYWVYDSKQVSRLRSFATESTLQILIINIDAFNKPGNNVIFLPNDRLSGFRPIEFIRAARPIVIVDEPQNFESDLAKRALASLNPLCTLRYSATHRNPYNLLYRLDPVRAYDLGLVKQIEVTSVLEEENFNVPYLKLKEVKATKSSISAKAELDVWDGSATKRKSVTLKQGSDLYELSGGRELYRGYVVDEIDAGFKYVSFANGVRLEEGQEQGVGADALMRAQIRETVREHLNKELAVARLPEGQRLKVLSLFFIDRVANYRGEDAKFRRWFEEAYLELSALPAYASLNLPPVEQVHGGYFAEDRTGWKDTSGNTQADEEAYEKIMRDKERLLSLEEPLRFIFSHSALREGWDNPNVFQICTLNETRSEVKKRQEIGRGLRLPVRENGERSFDARVNRLTVVANESYRDFAKALQTEIEEETGIAFGQERIKNSRERRTLKLKKGWELNEDFRALWERIKHHTRYRVEFDTEDLVQRAAKAIREMPKVERPRYRIEKGCIVRLGKDLETELARVNTEDLDFRPAVPDLLAYLQRETELTRGTLARILKESGRLADAKVNPQQFIDLALAAVRNTLEELMVEGIKYERLEGQAYDMMLFESKELIGYLDKIVEVSNSIYDGVIFQSEVERGFAEALDRREDVKLFVKLPDWFEVDTPLGKYRPDWAVVMVDGEQEKLYFICETKGSKDVTKLRVSERLKIESGRAHFRALEVPYVVETSAAELSPERVRSSCQGSE, from the coding sequence ATGAGGATCAAGTTCGAGAGCGACCAGGAGTACCAGCTCGAGGCCATCCGGGCGGTGACGGGGGTATTCGAAGGGCAGCCCTTGGGCGAGGGGCTCTACACCCTGAGCATGGAGTCCGACGAGCTCTACGGCATCGCCGCCTACGCCAACCCACTGCTGCTCAGCCCGGAGGCCCTGCTGGAGAACGTCCGCCGGGTGCAGGAAGCCAATGGGCTGCCCCTGAGCGAGCGGCTCGAAGCCATCGAAATCCCTGATAGTGGTATCGCGCTCAACTTCTCGGTGGAGATGGAGACCGGGACCGGCAAGACCTACGTCTACCTCCGCACTATCTACGAGCTGCACCGCCTCTACGGCTTCAAGAAGTTCATCGTCGCCGTGCCCAGCGTCGCCATCCGGGAGGGGGTGCTCTCGAACCTGCGCCTCACCAAGGAGCACTTCGGCGCCCTCTACGGCAACGTGCCGGTGGACTATTGGGTCTACGACTCCAAGCAGGTCTCGCGGCTGCGCTCCTTCGCCACCGAGAGCACCCTGCAAATCCTCATCATCAACATCGACGCCTTCAACAAGCCGGGCAACAACGTGATCTTTCTCCCCAACGACCGGCTCTCGGGCTTCCGCCCCATCGAGTTCATCCGGGCGGCGCGCCCGATCGTCATCGTGGACGAGCCGCAGAACTTCGAGAGCGACCTGGCGAAACGGGCCTTGGCGAGCCTGAACCCTCTCTGCACGCTGCGTTACTCGGCTACCCACCGCAACCCCTACAACCTGCTCTACCGGCTCGACCCGGTACGGGCCTACGACCTCGGGCTGGTCAAGCAGATCGAGGTGACGTCGGTGCTCGAGGAGGAGAACTTCAACGTTCCCTACCTGAAGCTGAAGGAGGTCAAGGCCACCAAAAGCAGCATCAGCGCGAAGGCAGAGCTCGACGTTTGGGACGGGAGCGCCACCAAGCGCAAATCCGTGACCCTCAAGCAGGGCTCCGACCTCTACGAGCTGTCGGGGGGGCGGGAGCTGTACCGGGGCTACGTGGTGGACGAGATCGACGCGGGCTTCAAGTACGTGAGCTTCGCCAATGGGGTGCGTTTGGAGGAGGGGCAGGAGCAGGGGGTGGGCGCCGACGCGCTCATGCGGGCACAGATCCGCGAAACCGTGCGGGAACACCTGAACAAGGAACTCGCCGTCGCGCGGTTGCCGGAGGGCCAGCGCCTCAAGGTGCTGTCCCTGTTCTTCATCGACCGGGTGGCCAACTACCGGGGCGAAGACGCCAAGTTCCGGCGCTGGTTCGAGGAGGCCTACCTCGAGCTTTCCGCGCTCCCGGCCTACGCCTCCTTGAACCTTCCCCCGGTGGAGCAGGTGCACGGGGGCTACTTCGCCGAGGACAGGACGGGGTGGAAGGACACCTCGGGCAACACCCAGGCCGACGAGGAGGCCTACGAGAAGATCATGCGCGATAAGGAGCGGCTCTTGTCGCTGGAGGAGCCCTTGCGCTTCATCTTCAGCCACTCGGCCTTGCGCGAGGGCTGGGACAACCCCAACGTGTTCCAGATCTGCACGCTCAACGAGACCCGCTCCGAGGTCAAGAAACGCCAGGAGATCGGGCGGGGCCTGCGCCTGCCGGTGCGCGAGAACGGGGAACGCTCGTTCGACGCCCGGGTCAACCGGCTGACCGTCGTCGCCAACGAGAGCTACAGGGACTTCGCCAAGGCCCTGCAGACCGAGATCGAGGAAGAGACCGGCATCGCCTTCGGGCAGGAGCGCATCAAGAACAGCCGTGAGCGGCGCACCCTCAAGCTCAAGAAGGGCTGGGAGCTCAACGAGGACTTCCGCGCGCTCTGGGAACGGATCAAGCACCACACCCGCTACCGGGTGGAGTTCGACACCGAGGACCTGGTGCAGCGGGCCGCCAAGGCCATCCGGGAGATGCCGAAGGTCGAGCGCCCGCGTTACCGCATCGAGAAGGGGTGCATCGTCCGGCTTGGCAAAGACCTCGAGACCGAACTCGCCAGGGTCAACACCGAAGACCTGGACTTCCGCCCCGCCGTCCCCGACCTGCTGGCCTACCTCCAGCGCGAGACCGAGCTGACCCGCGGCACCCTGGCCCGCATCCTCAAGGAATCGGGGCGGCTGGCGGATGCCAAGGTGAACCCCCAGCAGTTCATCGACTTGGCCCTGGCTGCCGTCAGGAACACCCTCGAGGAGCTGATGGTGGAGGGCATCAAGTACGAACGGCTCGAGGGACAGGCCTACGACATGATGCTCTTCGAGAGCAAGGAACTCATCGGCTATCTGGACAAAATCGTCGAGGTGAGCAATTCCATCTACGACGGGGTGATCTTCCAGTCGGAGGTCGAGCGGGGCTTCGCCGAAGCCCTGGACAGGCGCGAGGACGTGAAGCTCTTCGTCAAGCTGCCCGACTGGTTCGAGGTGGACACCCCGCTGGGCAAGTACCGCCCCGACTGGGCCGTGGTCATGGTGGACGGTGAGCAGGAGAAGCTCTACTTCATCTGCGAGACCAAGGGCAGCAAGGACGTGACCAAGCTGCGCGTCAGCGAGCGCCTCAAGATCGAGAGCGGCAGGGCCCATTTCCGGGCGCTCGAGGTCCCTTACGTCGTGGAGACCTCCGCGGCCGAGCTGAGCCCCGAGCGCGTCCGATCGAGCTGCCAAGGTAGCGAATGA
- a CDS encoding site-specific DNA-methyltransferase, with the protein MVPDKLLLTTPNPIEERLEALREFFPEAFKEGKLDLETFKQLLGEKVETGRERYGLSWAGKAEAIRAVQIPSSGTLRPRRDQSVGFDTSENVIIEGDNLEVLKLLQQAYHGKVKLIYIDPPYNTGNDFVYPDDFREGVRQYLRFTGQLSEDGVRLTTAPEEGGRIHSRWLSMMYPRLQLARSLLRDDGVIFVSIDDHELHNLRAIMDEIFGEENFLATVLWQKKYAPSNDTTDFSYTHDYLLSYVKSRRFNEQGKAVATLKRMERTEEQNRLYKNPDNDPRGPWMSDNYTCNKTSEQRPNLYYPIIHPKTGKEIWPSRTAVWRYSRERHEQNVREGRVWWGLNQENETPRYKRYLSEVAGVVADTWWEHTDVGHTDEAKKEFKSLFGEDADAFDTPKPVRLLKRLLQLSTEPDAGDIVLDFFAGSGTLGQAVLEMNQEDGGNRRFVLVQLPEPTRNPNYPTISSVTRGRVQKAAERIRSGDEKSAVRLLEPDGQDLGFRAFSLDTSNFKLWDGEAEDIQGQLEALVDNLVEGRTQEDVLFELLLKAGLPLSSRIQKKELEGQKVYSVAEGQLLVCLERPIRAETLRAMMALEPKPLQVVCLDVAFVGGDALKTNIALEMRDRGIRFRTV; encoded by the coding sequence ATGGTACCCGACAAGCTTCTCCTCACCACGCCGAACCCCATCGAAGAGCGCCTCGAGGCCCTGCGCGAGTTCTTCCCCGAAGCCTTCAAGGAAGGAAAGCTCGACCTCGAGACCTTCAAGCAGTTGTTGGGCGAGAAGGTGGAAACGGGGCGGGAGCGCTACGGGCTGTCATGGGCCGGGAAGGCCGAGGCGATCCGCGCGGTGCAAATCCCCAGCAGCGGAACCCTGCGGCCCAGGCGGGATCAGTCCGTAGGCTTCGACACCAGCGAGAATGTGATCATCGAGGGGGATAACCTCGAGGTGCTCAAGCTGCTGCAACAGGCGTACCACGGCAAGGTCAAGCTAATCTACATTGACCCGCCGTACAACACCGGCAACGACTTCGTATACCCCGACGACTTCCGGGAAGGGGTAAGGCAGTACCTCCGCTTTACCGGGCAGCTATCCGAGGATGGGGTGCGGCTGACCACCGCACCCGAAGAAGGAGGACGAATCCACAGCAGGTGGCTATCCATGATGTACCCCCGGCTGCAACTCGCCCGAAGCCTCCTGCGGGACGACGGGGTGATTTTCGTCAGCATAGACGACCACGAGCTGCACAACCTCCGGGCGATCATGGACGAGATTTTCGGGGAGGAGAACTTCCTCGCCACCGTTCTTTGGCAGAAAAAGTATGCCCCCTCGAATGACACCACCGATTTTTCCTACACCCATGACTATCTGCTCTCCTACGTGAAGTCTCGCCGGTTCAATGAGCAAGGGAAAGCCGTGGCGACGCTTAAGCGAATGGAGCGTACCGAAGAGCAGAACCGGCTTTATAAAAACCCTGACAATGACCCCAGAGGGCCGTGGATGTCGGATAACTACACCTGTAACAAAACTTCCGAGCAGCGGCCCAACCTTTACTATCCGATCATTCATCCCAAGACCGGCAAGGAGATATGGCCGAGCCGAACTGCCGTTTGGCGCTACAGCAGAGAAAGGCACGAACAAAATGTTAGAGAAGGCCGTGTCTGGTGGGGGCTGAACCAAGAGAATGAAACACCCCGCTATAAGCGCTACTTGAGTGAGGTTGCAGGGGTAGTGGCCGATACTTGGTGGGAGCATACCGACGTCGGGCACACCGACGAAGCGAAGAAGGAGTTCAAATCGCTGTTCGGGGAGGACGCCGACGCCTTCGATACGCCCAAGCCGGTGAGGTTGCTCAAGCGGCTGCTTCAGCTCTCTACCGAGCCCGATGCCGGGGATATCGTCCTTGATTTCTTCGCGGGGTCAGGCACGCTGGGTCAGGCCGTGCTGGAGATGAACCAGGAGGATGGGGGCAACCGGAGGTTCGTCCTCGTCCAGCTACCCGAACCCACCCGCAACCCCAACTATCCGACCATCAGCAGCGTGACTCGAGGCCGGGTACAAAAAGCGGCAGAGCGCATCAGGTCGGGGGACGAAAAATCAGCAGTTCGGCTCCTGGAGCCGGACGGCCAGGACTTGGGCTTCAGGGCCTTCAGCCTGGACACCAGCAACTTCAAGCTCTGGGACGGCGAGGCCGAGGACATCCAAGGCCAGCTCGAGGCGCTCGTGGATAACCTCGTCGAGGGGCGCACCCAGGAGGACGTGCTCTTCGAGCTGTTGCTCAAGGCCGGTCTGCCTCTATCCTCGAGGATTCAGAAGAAGGAGCTCGAGGGGCAAAAGGTGTACTCGGTGGCGGAGGGGCAGTTGCTGGTCTGCCTCGAGCGGCCCATCCGGGCCGAGACCCTGCGGGCGATGATGGCCCTGGAGCCCAAGCCCCTTCAGGTGGTGTGCCTGGACGTGGCTTTCGTGGGGGGCGACGCGCTCAAGACCAACATCGCCCTGGAGATGCGGGACCGGGGCATCCGCTTCCGCACGGTCTAG
- a CDS encoding tyrosine-type recombinase/integrase, which translates to MESVTPLKLAEVRGKKAKANSAPELEAVIRETAKLWRKAHLDYDQSKYVVERVRRLLELTPPPKRRRVVERLSPEAVSRLLEAAYRLSPRKPVYGLMLKTLFYTGCRVSEFVFLRAQDAYLDGEAPHLYVHRAKKGSVRYVPILPALAQELRVHLAGRTRGYLFESNRHQRYSPRAIQKLIQQAAAEAGIEKRVYPHLLRHSVAQILLDRGMPLEQLQKFLGHQDPKTTQIYAESSLASVGESYRRVFTKR; encoded by the coding sequence ATGGAGAGCGTGACCCCCCTCAAGCTGGCCGAAGTGCGCGGTAAAAAAGCGAAGGCGAACTCCGCCCCTGAGCTCGAGGCGGTGATCCGGGAGACCGCCAAACTTTGGCGTAAGGCCCACCTGGACTATGACCAGAGCAAGTATGTGGTCGAGCGGGTGCGCCGCCTGTTGGAACTCACCCCTCCTCCCAAGCGCCGCCGGGTGGTCGAGCGGCTCTCCCCCGAAGCGGTGAGCCGCCTGCTGGAAGCGGCGTATCGCCTCAGCCCCAGGAAGCCGGTCTACGGCCTGATGCTCAAGACCCTCTTCTACACCGGGTGCCGGGTCTCGGAGTTCGTCTTTCTCCGGGCCCAGGACGCTTACCTCGACGGGGAGGCCCCCCACCTCTACGTCCACCGGGCCAAGAAGGGCTCGGTGCGCTACGTGCCGATCCTGCCCGCCCTGGCCCAGGAGCTTCGGGTCCACCTGGCCGGGCGTACCCGGGGCTACCTCTTCGAGTCCAACCGCCACCAGCGCTACTCCCCCCGGGCCATCCAGAAACTCATCCAGCAGGCCGCCGCCGAAGCCGGGATCGAGAAGCGGGTCTACCCCCACCTCCTGCGGCACTCGGTAGCGCAAATACTCCTCGACCGGGGGATGCCCCTCGAGCAGCTCCAGAAGTTCCTGGGGCACCAGGACCCCAAGACCACCCAGATCTACGCCGAGAGCTCGCTGGCGAGCGTGGGGGAGAGCTACCGGCGGGTGTTCACGAAGAGGTGA